One genomic window of Denticeps clupeoides chromosome 14, fDenClu1.1, whole genome shotgun sequence includes the following:
- the col10a1b gene encoding collagen alpha-1(X) chain isoform X1, with protein MDLRVTSVLFLLLALVEATPERYHVKKQHYPVKSHPGAPGIPGAPGEQGPPGAPGAPGPPGKSGMGHTGPQGPPGPPGPAGYSAPGKSGSPGAPGKPGANGMPGAKGHTGPQGAQGPRGMPGPPGSPGPAGLAAVGKPGPHGVPGPMGPRGEHGPSGIPGSPGIPGPKGERGVGIPGSPGSPGPMGPVGPPGPSGKSGVGSPGATGYPGEPGKPGMPGREGTPGPGGLPGAKGHPGPPGVGAPGKSGQNGSPGMPGPTGPKGHQGPAGQPGAPGLPGVGKPGASGMPGDRGVPGTPGTTGQKGEPGPTGFTGAPGAIGPMGPAGPQGARGFQGEHGAQGPKGEMGIMGPQGPKGLKGDQGAQGLTGKPGIPGSVGPTGPTGHMGHQGQKGEQGFTGAPGIPGTVGPPGVKGHTGPPGARGERGENGFPGPRGPVGPAGSSGVPGLKGHPGPPGPPGPAGVVAKGMHGPQGPPGSPGARGSDGRPGPSGPPGPPGPPGEMVYHHEKRMPYKSHEYAVSAPHEIVKVPVSAFTALLTKAYPSAGNPIQFDQIVYNGENHYNSQTGIFTCQIPGIYYFSYHMHVNGANALVALYKNDNPVVFSYDEYNKGFLDQMSGSAVLELQAHDRVYIQVPDEESNGVFAADNVHCAFSGFLIAST; from the exons ATGGACCTCCGTGTGACAAGCGTTCTGTTCCTCCTCCTGGCCTTGGTCGAGGCGACTCCAGAGAGGTACCATGTGAAGAAGCAACACTATCCGGTTAAGAGTCACC CTGGTGCACCAGGAATTCCAGGTGCTCCTGGTGAACAAGGTCCTCCTGGGGCCCCTGGAGCCCCTGGCCCACCTGGCAAGAGTGGAATGGGACATACCGGACCCCAAGGACCTCCTGGACCACCCGGACCAGCTGGCTATTCTGCACCCGGCAAATCTGGCTCCCCAGGAGCACCTGGAAAACCAGGTGCCAATGGCATGCCAGGGGCAAAGGGACATACTGGCCCACAAGGAGCCCAAGGACCCAGAGGGATGCCAGGTCCCCCTGGAAGCCCTGGACCAGCCGGTCTTGCTGCTGTAGGAAAGCCTGGACCACATGGTGTTCCAGGTCCTATGGGACCAAGAGGTGAACATGGACCTTCAGGAATTCCAGGATCTCCTGGTATACCAGGCCCAAAGGGCGAGAGAGGTGTTGGTATTCCAGggtctccaggttctccgggtCCTATGGGACCAGTGGGACCTCCTGGACCATCTGGAAAATCTGGTGTTGGTAGCCCTGGTGCAACTGGATATCCGGGAGAGCCTGGAAAGCCTGGTATGCCAGGTAGGGAAGGTACCCCTGGGCCAGGTGGTTTGCCTGGGGCAAAAGGCCACCCCGGGCCACCTGGAGTTGGTGCACCCGGTAAATCAGGACAAAATGGTAGCCCCGGTATGCCTGGTCCAACTGGACCAAAGGGTCACCAAGGACCTGCCGGACAACCTGGAGCACCAGGTCTGCCTGGTGTTGGCAAGCCAGGAGCATCTGGAATGCCAGGAGACAGGGGTGTACCAGGTACACCAGGTACCACAGGTCAGAAAGGTGAGCCAGGCCCAACAGGATTCACAGGTGCCCCAGGTGCTATTGGCCCTATGGGCCCAGCTGGTCCTCAGGGTGCTAGGGGATTCCAGGGTGAGCATGGTGCACAGGGCCCTAAAGGTGAGATGGGCATTATGGGACCACAGGGGCCAAAGGGATTAAAGGGTGATCAGGGAGCCCAGGGTCTTACAGGAAAACCAGGCATTCCAGGCTCAGTTGGTCCAACTGGGCCAACGGGCCATATGGGACATCAAGGTCAAAAGGGTGAACAAGGTTTCACTGGTGCCCCAGGTATCCCAGGCACTGTGGGACCACCAGGTGTTAAGGGGCATACAGGACCACCTGGAGCAAGAGGGGAAAGGGGAGAGAATGGTTTCCCAGGCCCTAGAGGACCAGTCGGTCCAGCTGGCTCATCAGGCGTTCCAGGTCTTAAAGGTCACCCTGGGCCACCTGGGCCTCCTGGACCTGCAGGAGTCGTAGCTAAGGGGATGCATGGCCCACAGGGTCCACCTGGATCTCCAGGTGCCAGAGGTAGCGATGGTCGCCCAGGGCCATCCGGACCACCAGGTCCACCTGGCCCTCCTGGTGAGATGGTCTATCATCATGAGAAAAGAATGCCCTACAAGTCCCACGAATATGCAGTGTCTGCTCCTCATGAAATAGTGAAGGTCCCAGTGTCTGCCTTCACAGCCCTTCTGACCAAGGCTTACCCATCTGCAGGAAACCCCATTCAATTTGACCAAATTGTGTACAACGGAGAGAACCACTATAACTCCCAGACTGGAATTTTCACCTGCCAAATCCCTGGAATCTATTACTTCTCCTACCACATGCATGTCAATGGGGCCAACGCACTGGTGGCACTCTACAAAAACGACAATCCAGTTGTTTTCAGCTACGATGAATACAATAAGGGCTTCTTGGATCAAATGTCAGGCAGTGCTGTGCTCGAGTTGCAAGCTCATGACAGGGTCTATATCCAGGTTCCAGACGAGGAATCCAACGGAGTCTTTGCCGCCGACAATGTCCACTGTGCTTTCTCTGGGTTCTTGATTGCCTCCACGTGA
- the col10a1b gene encoding collagen alpha-1(X) chain isoform X2 yields the protein MDLRVTSVLFLLLALVEATPERYHVKKQHYPVKSHPGAPGKPGANGMPGAKGHTGPQGAQGPRGMPGPPGSPGPAGLAAVGKPGPHGVPGPMGPRGEHGPSGIPGSPGIPGPKGERGVGIPGSPGSPGPMGPVGPPGPSGKSGVGSPGATGYPGEPGKPGMPGREGTPGPGGLPGAKGHPGPPGVGAPGKSGQNGSPGMPGPTGPKGHQGPAGQPGAPGLPGVGKPGASGMPGDRGVPGTPGTTGQKGEPGPTGFTGAPGAIGPMGPAGPQGARGFQGEHGAQGPKGEMGIMGPQGPKGLKGDQGAQGLTGKPGIPGSVGPTGPTGHMGHQGQKGEQGFTGAPGIPGTVGPPGVKGHTGPPGARGERGENGFPGPRGPVGPAGSSGVPGLKGHPGPPGPPGPAGVVAKGMHGPQGPPGSPGARGSDGRPGPSGPPGPPGPPGEMVYHHEKRMPYKSHEYAVSAPHEIVKVPVSAFTALLTKAYPSAGNPIQFDQIVYNGENHYNSQTGIFTCQIPGIYYFSYHMHVNGANALVALYKNDNPVVFSYDEYNKGFLDQMSGSAVLELQAHDRVYIQVPDEESNGVFAADNVHCAFSGFLIAST from the exons ATGGACCTCCGTGTGACAAGCGTTCTGTTCCTCCTCCTGGCCTTGGTCGAGGCGACTCCAGAGAGGTACCATGTGAAGAAGCAACACTATCCGGTTAAGAGTCACC CTG GAGCACCTGGAAAACCAGGTGCCAATGGCATGCCAGGGGCAAAGGGACATACTGGCCCACAAGGAGCCCAAGGACCCAGAGGGATGCCAGGTCCCCCTGGAAGCCCTGGACCAGCCGGTCTTGCTGCTGTAGGAAAGCCTGGACCACATGGTGTTCCAGGTCCTATGGGACCAAGAGGTGAACATGGACCTTCAGGAATTCCAGGATCTCCTGGTATACCAGGCCCAAAGGGCGAGAGAGGTGTTGGTATTCCAGggtctccaggttctccgggtCCTATGGGACCAGTGGGACCTCCTGGACCATCTGGAAAATCTGGTGTTGGTAGCCCTGGTGCAACTGGATATCCGGGAGAGCCTGGAAAGCCTGGTATGCCAGGTAGGGAAGGTACCCCTGGGCCAGGTGGTTTGCCTGGGGCAAAAGGCCACCCCGGGCCACCTGGAGTTGGTGCACCCGGTAAATCAGGACAAAATGGTAGCCCCGGTATGCCTGGTCCAACTGGACCAAAGGGTCACCAAGGACCTGCCGGACAACCTGGAGCACCAGGTCTGCCTGGTGTTGGCAAGCCAGGAGCATCTGGAATGCCAGGAGACAGGGGTGTACCAGGTACACCAGGTACCACAGGTCAGAAAGGTGAGCCAGGCCCAACAGGATTCACAGGTGCCCCAGGTGCTATTGGCCCTATGGGCCCAGCTGGTCCTCAGGGTGCTAGGGGATTCCAGGGTGAGCATGGTGCACAGGGCCCTAAAGGTGAGATGGGCATTATGGGACCACAGGGGCCAAAGGGATTAAAGGGTGATCAGGGAGCCCAGGGTCTTACAGGAAAACCAGGCATTCCAGGCTCAGTTGGTCCAACTGGGCCAACGGGCCATATGGGACATCAAGGTCAAAAGGGTGAACAAGGTTTCACTGGTGCCCCAGGTATCCCAGGCACTGTGGGACCACCAGGTGTTAAGGGGCATACAGGACCACCTGGAGCAAGAGGGGAAAGGGGAGAGAATGGTTTCCCAGGCCCTAGAGGACCAGTCGGTCCAGCTGGCTCATCAGGCGTTCCAGGTCTTAAAGGTCACCCTGGGCCACCTGGGCCTCCTGGACCTGCAGGAGTCGTAGCTAAGGGGATGCATGGCCCACAGGGTCCACCTGGATCTCCAGGTGCCAGAGGTAGCGATGGTCGCCCAGGGCCATCCGGACCACCAGGTCCACCTGGCCCTCCTGGTGAGATGGTCTATCATCATGAGAAAAGAATGCCCTACAAGTCCCACGAATATGCAGTGTCTGCTCCTCATGAAATAGTGAAGGTCCCAGTGTCTGCCTTCACAGCCCTTCTGACCAAGGCTTACCCATCTGCAGGAAACCCCATTCAATTTGACCAAATTGTGTACAACGGAGAGAACCACTATAACTCCCAGACTGGAATTTTCACCTGCCAAATCCCTGGAATCTATTACTTCTCCTACCACATGCATGTCAATGGGGCCAACGCACTGGTGGCACTCTACAAAAACGACAATCCAGTTGTTTTCAGCTACGATGAATACAATAAGGGCTTCTTGGATCAAATGTCAGGCAGTGCTGTGCTCGAGTTGCAAGCTCATGACAGGGTCTATATCCAGGTTCCAGACGAGGAATCCAACGGAGTCTTTGCCGCCGACAATGTCCACTGTGCTTTCTCTGGGTTCTTGATTGCCTCCACGTGA